Proteins encoded within one genomic window of Prosthecobacter fusiformis:
- a CDS encoding D-alanine--D-alanine ligase family protein has protein sequence MLDITGKKIAVLFGGPGSEREVSVKTAESVVAALKSKGAEVVEVDVTGPDFEVPADALIAMNLIHGTFGEDGQLQAILEERGIPYTGAGAQSSRIAFDKGRSKEKFIAAGVPTPRSQNYLLDGSQPLDISIPLVSKPPREGSSVGVNICRTEEEWTKAVEEAKKFGKDTLVEEFIEGKELTIGILGDQVLPIIHIEPVEGFYDINNKYPWMTGTGKTLYHCPAELDEVTTKRIQDAAMAAFKSCGTEVYGRVDIMLRHDNEPFVLEINTIPGMTSSSLLPKAALAVGIDFPDLCVRIIELSLAARP, from the coding sequence ATGCTCGACATCACAGGCAAGAAGATCGCCGTCCTCTTTGGCGGCCCCGGTTCGGAACGTGAAGTTTCTGTCAAAACGGCGGAAAGCGTCGTTGCCGCGCTGAAAAGCAAAGGAGCCGAAGTGGTGGAGGTGGATGTCACCGGCCCGGATTTTGAAGTGCCTGCGGATGCGCTCATCGCCATGAACTTGATCCATGGCACCTTTGGTGAAGATGGCCAGCTCCAGGCGATCCTGGAGGAGCGTGGCATCCCTTATACCGGTGCAGGCGCACAGAGCAGCCGCATCGCTTTTGATAAAGGTCGGAGCAAAGAGAAGTTCATCGCCGCAGGGGTGCCTACCCCACGCTCCCAAAACTACCTCCTGGATGGCAGCCAGCCACTGGACATTTCTATTCCCCTGGTCTCCAAGCCACCGCGTGAAGGCTCGAGCGTAGGCGTCAACATCTGCCGCACAGAAGAAGAATGGACCAAGGCCGTCGAAGAAGCGAAAAAATTTGGCAAAGATACCCTGGTGGAAGAATTCATCGAAGGGAAAGAGCTGACCATCGGCATCCTGGGTGACCAGGTACTGCCCATCATTCACATCGAGCCTGTTGAAGGATTTTACGACATCAACAATAAGTACCCCTGGATGACGGGCACCGGCAAGACCCTGTATCATTGTCCTGCTGAGCTGGACGAGGTGACAACCAAACGCATTCAGGACGCTGCCATGGCTGCCTTTAAGTCCTGCGGAACAGAAGTGTATGGACGGGTGGATATCATGCTGCGGCATGACAATGAGCCTTTTGTCCTGGAGATCAATACCATCCCAGGAATGACCAGCAGCAGCCTGCTGCCCAAAGCAGCGCTGGCCGTGGGCATTGATTTTCCGGACCTGTGTGTGCGAATTATTGAGCTGTCACTGGCCGCGAGACCTTAA
- a CDS encoding M20 metallopeptidase family protein translates to MKMLPLLLMGVSTVVYGDETRDALFAATVDEMFPNLVETRRDIHSHPELSNEEERTAALVADRLRALGLEVQTGVAKHGVVALLKGGQQGKCIAVRADMDALPIKELRSVPYRSQNPGVMHACGHDIHTTVALGLAELLVKHRDQVRGSVKFLFQPAEEAMPSTYKKDWGAKLMVAEGAMANPKPDAIFGLHCTVSVSPVGVMDDDTHYLKAGQIAYSYGADSANSDRFNIIIRGKMAHGSAPHKGVDAITVAAEAITALQTIRSRQTNTRQPLVISIGTIQGGQRENILAEEVQMGGTVRTYDAGFRDGVIEMMHRILKGVTEAHGATYEMEYRKGYPSILNNDGLVKATLPVLKRIAGESNVIEVIPSMGGEDFSYFAQMVPGFYFRLGVANEEKGIIHGGHTPMFDADEECLKTGVKAMAAAVCDFLSK, encoded by the coding sequence ATGAAAATGCTGCCGCTGCTGCTGATGGGAGTTTCAACTGTCGTTTATGGCGATGAAACACGCGATGCCCTGTTCGCCGCCACGGTGGATGAAATGTTCCCCAATCTGGTGGAGACCCGGCGCGACATTCATTCCCATCCGGAGCTTTCCAATGAAGAGGAGCGCACTGCTGCATTGGTGGCTGACCGCCTGCGCGCACTGGGACTGGAAGTGCAGACCGGCGTGGCCAAGCATGGTGTGGTGGCTTTGCTCAAGGGCGGTCAGCAGGGCAAATGCATCGCCGTACGGGCGGACATGGACGCTCTGCCCATCAAGGAACTGCGTTCCGTTCCTTATCGGTCACAGAACCCAGGTGTCATGCATGCCTGCGGGCATGATATTCATACTACCGTAGCCCTGGGCCTGGCGGAACTGCTGGTCAAACATCGGGACCAGGTGCGTGGCAGTGTGAAGTTTCTTTTTCAACCTGCTGAGGAGGCGATGCCCTCCACTTATAAGAAGGATTGGGGGGCCAAGCTGATGGTTGCTGAAGGGGCGATGGCGAATCCAAAGCCGGATGCCATTTTTGGTCTGCACTGCACCGTCTCTGTCTCTCCTGTGGGCGTGATGGATGATGACACGCATTACCTCAAAGCAGGCCAAATAGCCTATAGCTATGGTGCGGATAGCGCCAACAGCGACCGCTTTAACATCATCATCCGTGGCAAGATGGCCCATGGATCTGCACCGCATAAAGGGGTGGACGCCATCACCGTTGCCGCGGAGGCGATCACGGCTTTGCAGACCATCCGCAGTCGTCAGACGAATACCCGCCAGCCGCTGGTCATCAGCATTGGCACGATCCAGGGTGGCCAGCGGGAAAACATCCTGGCGGAGGAGGTACAGATGGGCGGCACCGTCCGCACTTATGATGCCGGTTTTCGGGATGGCGTGATCGAAATGATGCATCGAATCCTCAAAGGGGTCACCGAGGCCCATGGGGCGACCTATGAAATGGAGTATCGCAAAGGTTACCCGAGCATCCTCAACAATGATGGGCTGGTCAAAGCTACGCTGCCAGTTCTCAAAAGGATCGCCGGAGAGTCCAACGTGATCGAGGTCATCCCAAGCATGGGTGGAGAAGACTTTTCCTATTTTGCCCAAATGGTGCCAGGATTCTACTTTCGGTTAGGCGTGGCCAATGAAGAGAAGGGCATCATCCATGGCGGGCATACACCCATGTTTGATGCGGATGAAGAATGCCTCAAAACCGGGGTCAAAGCCATGGCGGCAGCGGTGTGTGATTTCTTGAGTAAGTAG
- the rph gene encoding ribonuclease PH, with translation MPRPDGRSHDQLRPIDYILDVAPHATASVLIAFGDTRVICAATIQDEVPRWMKMQNVQGGWLTAEYSMLPYSTLDRKDRDSSKGRPDGRSIEIQRLIGRSLRAVVDLKKLGQRTLCIDCDVLQADGGTRTASITGACIAASIAFNRLLEKGKITQQPMTKKVAAISAGVLKGETLLDLCYVEDRDADVDCNLVLTDKGDFVEIQGSGEEATFSQAELDAMLVVGRKGIAELCAIQQEAIESAMKPAQAQDLAKLAAFFGKK, from the coding sequence ATGCCTAGACCCGACGGACGCTCCCACGACCAACTTCGCCCTATTGACTACATCCTCGATGTAGCCCCCCACGCCACCGCTTCCGTGCTCATCGCCTTTGGCGATACCCGCGTCATTTGTGCCGCAACGATCCAGGATGAAGTGCCACGCTGGATGAAAATGCAGAATGTCCAAGGCGGCTGGCTGACGGCTGAGTATTCCATGCTGCCTTATTCCACGCTGGACCGCAAAGACCGCGACAGCAGCAAGGGTCGCCCCGATGGCCGCAGCATCGAGATCCAGCGTCTCATTGGCCGCAGTCTGCGCGCCGTGGTGGATCTCAAAAAACTCGGCCAACGCACCCTGTGCATTGACTGCGATGTTCTCCAGGCCGATGGCGGCACCCGCACGGCCTCCATCACCGGAGCCTGCATCGCCGCTTCCATCGCCTTCAATCGCCTGCTGGAAAAAGGCAAAATCACCCAGCAGCCAATGACCAAAAAAGTGGCCGCCATCAGCGCCGGCGTGCTGAAGGGTGAGACCCTGCTGGATCTTTGCTATGTGGAAGACCGCGATGCTGATGTGGACTGCAACCTCGTCCTCACCGACAAGGGCGACTTCGTGGAAATCCAGGGCAGCGGTGAAGAAGCCACCTTCAGCCAGGCCGAGCTGGACGCCATGCTGGTGGTCGGCCGCAAAGGCATCGCCGAATTGTGTGCCATCCAGCAGGAAGCCATCGAAAGCGCCATGAAACCGGCTCAGGCTCAGGACTTGGCAAAGCTGGCCGCTTTCTTCGGGAAGAAGTAA
- a CDS encoding LamG-like jellyroll fold domain-containing protein: protein MASLLFLISTTILAQVEPGPDSPGLDSGVLGRLDHTQRKHDDGDVLKSFTRAVDTEDLKLDHFSLSFQLFTDGQQPRDAVPLVKAEHFQIILKNGTDLDLQISTPAGAKLDLNVPLPANELSKAEMHHIVLRVRREARQSLTGLWVDGVELASGPLAPGAIPLAKGSLMIGDNAFRGVVSDVRLYDRALSRLEILELGQKIPVKSKSSPKDMYNFEIMKDEVIAVLGGTEAVAVMEEGSLESVILLGHADKHPKMRSLAWETDTVFRQDRPLNFGDLRQQLQRTTATCTVMMFGRQECLERGEEGLADFREALNKMVKACAEITPRLVLVEAAPFEKKAAPLRDLSLLNPVLVKYNEVIREIAQAHGAYYAGSSEGWNHARPQPMTMDGVNLTQSGAREVGLRVLTTSMLPESKAAQELKADIMMKNKLWHDYWRPSNWAFLHGDRTSQPSSRDHLDPRRRWFPAELEKYQALIKAKENELWKKAEELGRKLP, encoded by the coding sequence GTGGCCAGTCTCTTATTCCTCATCAGCACCACTATTCTGGCCCAAGTGGAGCCTGGACCTGACAGTCCGGGCCTAGACTCGGGCGTGCTAGGCCGCCTGGATCACACGCAAAGGAAGCATGATGATGGCGATGTGCTGAAATCCTTCACAAGGGCAGTGGATACGGAGGACCTGAAGCTGGATCACTTCAGCCTGTCCTTTCAGCTCTTCACAGACGGCCAGCAGCCAAGGGATGCAGTTCCGCTCGTAAAGGCGGAGCATTTTCAAATTATACTCAAAAACGGGACGGACCTGGATCTTCAAATCAGCACTCCTGCAGGTGCAAAACTCGACCTCAATGTACCTCTTCCTGCAAACGAACTCTCCAAGGCGGAAATGCATCATATCGTGCTGCGAGTGAGAAGAGAGGCACGCCAGTCGCTGACCGGACTGTGGGTGGACGGGGTCGAGCTTGCCAGCGGGCCGCTGGCACCTGGAGCTATTCCTTTAGCGAAAGGTTCGCTCATGATCGGGGACAATGCCTTCCGGGGAGTGGTGTCAGATGTCCGTCTCTATGACCGCGCTTTGTCCAGACTGGAAATTTTGGAACTGGGACAAAAAATTCCAGTCAAATCAAAGTCCAGTCCAAAGGACATGTACAACTTTGAAATCATGAAGGATGAGGTCATCGCGGTGCTTGGAGGCACGGAAGCCGTGGCAGTGATGGAGGAAGGCAGCCTGGAATCCGTGATCCTTTTAGGCCATGCCGACAAGCACCCAAAAATGCGCTCCCTGGCCTGGGAAACGGACACGGTATTCCGTCAGGATCGCCCGCTGAATTTTGGAGATTTGCGCCAGCAATTGCAACGTACGACAGCCACCTGCACCGTGATGATGTTTGGCCGTCAGGAGTGCCTAGAGCGTGGGGAGGAAGGACTCGCAGACTTTCGAGAAGCCTTGAATAAAATGGTCAAGGCATGCGCTGAAATCACTCCGCGGTTGGTGCTGGTGGAGGCTGCGCCGTTTGAAAAGAAAGCCGCGCCGCTACGGGATCTCAGTCTGCTGAATCCAGTGCTGGTGAAGTATAACGAAGTCATCCGCGAAATAGCGCAGGCACATGGGGCCTACTATGCAGGTTCCTCCGAAGGATGGAACCATGCCCGCCCGCAGCCGATGACCATGGACGGCGTCAACCTTACCCAGTCAGGAGCACGTGAAGTCGGGCTGCGGGTGCTGACGACCAGCATGCTGCCGGAAAGTAAAGCCGCCCAGGAATTGAAGGCGGACATCATGATGAAGAACAAACTCTGGCACGACTACTGGAGGCCCTCCAACTGGGCCTTTCTGCATGGTGACCGCACTTCCCAGCCGAGCAGCCGAGACCATCTGGACCCCAGACGACGCTGGTTCCCAGCGGAGCTGGAGAAGTATCAAGCATTGATCAAAGCCAAGGAAAACGAATTATGGAAAAAGGCCGAAGAACTGGGGAGGAAGCTGCCATGA
- a CDS encoding PVC-type heme-binding CxxCH protein: protein MKALPLLIVLALLTTHVGAQKNERKSISVGEPPTDHSPAAELASFKVLDGFEVNLFADESQGIANALAIRWDEKGRLWCLQTSAYPQPAPGELVNDKVIILEDTNGDGRADKQTVWADGLRMPMGMELGSPGQLYVGEGEKLLLLTDTDGDDRADQTEVILSGFGTADTHQNLNSFIWSPDGTLVMHQGLHCYSRVTTAWGVKQLYGAGFWRFWPHSRKLESYPTGMPLNAWGTAFTQWGQPVMVAGAAGMFWARPKEVSVPEVPGQHGIPYFLLSRFMMPNSGQIIKTSGLRKYCGVDIPLNAHWPNEMCNEVVAGGFFENAVYRYKLTADKENPSAFEAIEQPPLITSDNVAFRPVDVRFGPDGALYIADWYNPIIGHYQASFRHPNRDKGHGRIWRMTVKDKASARFTPLSAQMKTTELQEIAAGTDRWPAYQAMRLLRSLPWTEAIQGLTNDHSKQFLHLQLHEAYERPAPELAVPGDTAEEGFKAYTTHALGNWAGQMPEVLAKLEQRIGDESALVRLEAIVACAKVHKPEAIKVALMALDRPMDSFLDRALWLAVHATAPQWKPLLQRDDGGTSFLQSLPAHHLVYLMEKDGSAELLGMARGMMIKWETLSPELLIALNKVLVSRGGPEDRLRALHIGRTHPAVLNDLATVTAQRRFAVPEGAEAILETLLKTGGGDARIAACRLAGAWKLKSLADALRESGLDAQEAMPLRQAAIEGLGKLGESPETFTALMEKGQEPWPVRIAALTALTGGKAAQGGLKAAAMLDQVKDEKTMQAWLNPLLARAAAVQAFAASLDKNPCKPETAKLALTTLTMKGRSDATLTAVLSQIIGVKNVQPVYNPAWVQTLAAEVKSNGDAARGKAVFSSPLAGCVACHQIGKQGGIIGPELDAVGRGVPVELLIEAVVWPNRQIKEGYVATTLTMKDGRTLQGYRTAEDNGELELKDFLAGTLTRFPLTEIKDRQEAGSLMPEGLIVNLTREELRDLVAYLSSLGNTP from the coding sequence ATGAAAGCGCTGCCATTGCTGATTGTCCTGGCCCTGCTGACCACTCATGTCGGCGCACAAAAAAATGAGCGGAAATCCATCTCTGTCGGTGAACCTCCCACTGACCATTCACCCGCAGCAGAGCTGGCCTCTTTCAAGGTACTGGATGGATTTGAGGTCAATCTTTTTGCTGATGAAAGCCAGGGCATCGCCAATGCCCTGGCCATCCGCTGGGATGAAAAAGGCCGCCTCTGGTGTCTGCAAACAAGTGCCTACCCACAGCCGGCCCCAGGTGAGCTGGTGAATGATAAAGTCATCATTTTGGAGGACACCAACGGCGATGGCCGTGCGGACAAGCAGACCGTGTGGGCGGATGGTCTGCGCATGCCCATGGGCATGGAATTGGGCAGTCCAGGCCAGCTCTATGTGGGCGAAGGCGAAAAGCTGCTGCTGCTGACAGATACCGATGGTGATGATCGGGCTGACCAGACGGAAGTCATCTTAAGCGGCTTTGGCACCGCTGATACGCATCAGAATCTGAACAGTTTCATCTGGTCACCCGACGGAACACTGGTCATGCACCAGGGACTTCATTGTTACTCCAGAGTCACCACCGCCTGGGGGGTGAAGCAGCTTTATGGTGCCGGATTCTGGCGTTTTTGGCCGCACAGTCGGAAGCTGGAATCCTATCCCACAGGCATGCCGCTAAATGCCTGGGGTACAGCCTTCACCCAATGGGGACAGCCAGTGATGGTGGCTGGCGCAGCGGGCATGTTTTGGGCACGGCCCAAGGAGGTCAGTGTGCCGGAGGTGCCTGGACAACATGGTATTCCCTATTTTTTGCTGAGCCGCTTCATGATGCCCAACAGCGGCCAGATCATCAAAACTAGCGGCCTGCGCAAATACTGCGGGGTGGACATCCCTCTCAATGCACATTGGCCTAACGAAATGTGCAACGAAGTGGTGGCTGGCGGATTTTTTGAGAATGCGGTTTATCGTTACAAGCTGACTGCTGACAAGGAGAATCCCAGTGCCTTTGAAGCCATCGAGCAGCCGCCCTTGATCACCAGTGACAACGTCGCTTTCCGCCCGGTGGATGTACGCTTCGGGCCGGATGGCGCACTCTACATCGCAGATTGGTATAACCCGATCATCGGTCATTATCAGGCCAGCTTCAGACACCCGAACCGGGACAAAGGGCATGGCAGGATATGGCGGATGACAGTGAAGGACAAAGCTAGCGCCCGGTTCACACCACTGAGTGCTCAGATGAAAACAACAGAGCTACAGGAGATAGCCGCAGGAACAGACCGCTGGCCCGCCTACCAAGCGATGAGACTTCTGCGCTCCCTGCCGTGGACTGAGGCCATCCAAGGTTTAACAAACGATCATTCAAAGCAATTTTTGCACCTTCAGCTCCATGAGGCCTATGAGCGACCCGCCCCCGAGCTGGCCGTTCCAGGAGACACGGCTGAGGAGGGCTTCAAAGCCTATACCACCCACGCGCTCGGAAACTGGGCCGGGCAAATGCCAGAAGTGCTGGCTAAGCTGGAGCAGCGGATAGGGGACGAGTCGGCTCTCGTGCGCCTCGAAGCCATCGTTGCATGCGCGAAGGTCCATAAACCTGAGGCCATCAAGGTGGCGTTAATGGCCCTGGACAGACCGATGGACAGCTTTCTGGACCGGGCACTGTGGCTGGCGGTTCATGCGACAGCTCCGCAGTGGAAACCCTTGTTGCAGCGGGACGATGGAGGAACCTCATTTTTGCAGTCCTTGCCAGCCCATCATTTGGTTTATTTAATGGAAAAAGACGGCAGCGCGGAGCTGCTGGGGATGGCGCGCGGTATGATGATAAAATGGGAGACACTTTCTCCTGAGCTATTGATTGCACTGAACAAGGTGCTGGTAAGTCGCGGAGGCCCCGAGGACAGGCTGCGGGCTTTGCACATTGGCCGCACCCATCCCGCGGTATTGAATGATTTGGCGACAGTGACCGCACAGAGGCGGTTTGCAGTCCCAGAAGGAGCGGAGGCCATCCTGGAGACACTGCTGAAAACTGGCGGAGGCGACGCCCGCATCGCCGCATGCAGACTGGCGGGTGCCTGGAAGCTCAAGTCCCTGGCAGATGCTTTGCGTGAAAGCGGACTGGATGCCCAGGAGGCAATGCCCCTGCGCCAAGCTGCGATTGAGGGGCTTGGAAAACTGGGTGAATCCCCAGAAACGTTTACCGCCCTCATGGAAAAAGGGCAGGAACCCTGGCCCGTACGAATCGCCGCCTTAACCGCACTGACTGGAGGCAAGGCTGCGCAGGGAGGATTAAAAGCTGCCGCGATGCTGGACCAGGTGAAGGATGAAAAGACGATGCAGGCTTGGTTAAATCCCCTGCTGGCGCGGGCGGCAGCGGTGCAAGCTTTTGCCGCCTCACTGGACAAAAATCCCTGCAAGCCCGAGACGGCCAAACTGGCCCTGACCACCTTAACGATGAAGGGCCGCAGCGATGCGACATTGACCGCCGTACTGAGCCAGATCATCGGCGTCAAAAACGTGCAGCCGGTGTATAACCCAGCCTGGGTTCAGACCCTGGCGGCAGAGGTGAAATCCAACGGCGATGCCGCCAGGGGTAAAGCAGTTTTTTCATCACCTCTCGCAGGCTGTGTAGCCTGCCATCAAATCGGCAAACAGGGTGGCATCATCGGTCCAGAGCTGGATGCCGTTGGGCGTGGTGTCCCGGTGGAACTGCTGATTGAGGCCGTGGTGTGGCCGAACCGTCAGATCAAAGAAGGTTATGTGGCCACCACACTGACGATGAAGGACGGCCGCACATTGCAGGGCTATCGCACCGCCGAAGACAACGGTGAACTGGAGCTGAAAGACTTCCTGGCCGGCACCCTCACACGGTTCCCGCTTACGGAGATCAAAGACCGCCAGGAGGCCGGGTCCCTGATGCCGGAAGGGCTGATTGTGAATCTGACCCGCGAAGAACTGCGAGATCTGGTGGCGTATCTTTCCAGCCTCGGAAACACCCCATGA
- a CDS encoding polyphosphate kinase 2 family protein translates to MKLKLDLHDFRVPDGKPFRISKAKTKVKSLYSDNAHYETLIAQFREEIDDLQQKMYAQDRQGLLLIFQAMDAAGKDSTIKHVMSGVNTQGVEVHSFKRPTSAELDHDFLWRTSRVLPQRGRIGIFNRSYYEEVLCCRVHPEIVTEIQRLPEKTTRNLDKLFADRLKDIRNLEAYCHRNGIRIVKFFLNVSKDEQKKRFLSRIDTPSKNWKFEEGDVKERGFWKEYMHAYEDAIQSTGTEECPWYVVPADDKKNMRLIVSAAILHEMQGMKLKYPELPPEQKAQLEVAKKLLLEEPAN, encoded by the coding sequence ATGAAACTCAAACTCGACCTTCACGACTTCCGGGTGCCGGACGGCAAGCCATTCCGCATCTCCAAAGCGAAGACTAAGGTGAAGAGTCTGTACTCGGACAATGCTCATTACGAGACACTGATCGCCCAGTTCCGGGAGGAGATTGATGACCTGCAGCAGAAGATGTATGCGCAAGACCGCCAGGGCCTGCTGCTGATTTTTCAAGCCATGGATGCCGCGGGAAAAGACAGCACCATCAAGCATGTCATGAGCGGTGTGAATACGCAGGGCGTGGAGGTGCATAGCTTTAAACGGCCCACCAGTGCGGAACTGGACCACGACTTTCTCTGGCGCACCTCACGGGTCCTGCCTCAGCGGGGTCGCATCGGCATCTTCAACCGCAGTTATTATGAAGAGGTTCTCTGCTGCCGGGTGCATCCGGAGATCGTGACGGAAATCCAGCGTCTGCCGGAGAAGACGACCCGCAATTTGGACAAGCTCTTCGCTGACCGTCTCAAAGACATCCGCAATCTGGAGGCTTACTGCCACCGAAACGGCATTCGCATCGTGAAGTTCTTCCTCAATGTCTCCAAGGACGAGCAGAAGAAACGGTTCCTGTCCCGCATTGATACTCCCAGCAAGAACTGGAAGTTTGAGGAGGGCGATGTCAAGGAGCGCGGCTTTTGGAAGGAATACATGCACGCGTATGAAGATGCCATCCAGAGCACCGGTACGGAAGAGTGCCCCTGGTATGTGGTCCCTGCGGACGACAAGAAGAACATGAGGCTCATCGTCAGCGCGGCGATCCTGCATGAGATGCAGGGCATGAAGCTGAAGTATCCAGAGCTGCCCCCAGAGCAGAAAGCCCAGCTAGAGGTGGCGAAGAAGCTGCTGTTGGAGGAACCCGCTAACTAG
- a CDS encoding sialidase family protein, giving the protein MRHLPSLCAFTAILVLLSVPAHAQKEDPPSSSLPSKATNDSGPVPGIVISKSPDFENIYVSSPSIAILPDGTYIASHNWAGKTDLARTTAILSSKDKGNTWTTLADFPFLWANVFVHKGDLYILGILKPVADSKEDFSCYAIRKSTDGGRTWTQPTDSKNGLLRADAHYHTAPCSVVIHNGRLWRALETIMSKEEVRTLKLKNTKWGHFFRAHMSSAPIDSDLLDASNWTVSEPFDYDFENWMGNGFLEGNAVVSPDGKVVNILRCASEGRDKAIILDCSEDGKKLISRGKASQIDFPGGAVKFTVRYDERSKTYWSLATQQMDPMAGRNYLVLTSSKDLIYWEQRCVLLRHHDWKYHSFQYVDWAFDGDDIIYVSRTAWDYAHNAHDANYMTFHRAKNFRDLSSKDDSPWLGQNIMKRHETKDFIIDGTFTEVGKLSNGASSFSNRSYAWNHVPAKYEGWNYILTPGGELDSIRITPKTDATLYMISQFTAKISGWQRTKDFLHYSDPNNAKAGIFTRKIEKGPRLDIHQPGFIGGILIWKA; this is encoded by the coding sequence ATGAGACATCTGCCCTCCCTGTGCGCATTCACTGCCATCCTTGTGCTTTTGAGCGTTCCAGCTCACGCACAGAAAGAGGATCCGCCCTCAAGTAGCCTTCCTTCCAAGGCCACTAACGATTCTGGCCCCGTCCCAGGCATTGTCATTAGCAAGTCGCCCGACTTCGAAAACATCTACGTCAGTTCCCCTTCCATTGCCATTCTCCCGGACGGCACCTACATCGCCTCCCATAACTGGGCTGGCAAAACGGATCTCGCCCGTACCACCGCAATCCTCTCTTCCAAGGACAAGGGCAATACGTGGACGACCCTCGCTGATTTTCCCTTCTTGTGGGCCAATGTCTTCGTCCACAAAGGTGACCTCTACATCCTCGGCATCCTCAAGCCCGTAGCCGATAGCAAGGAGGATTTCTCCTGCTACGCTATTCGCAAATCCACAGACGGCGGCAGGACATGGACACAGCCCACGGACTCCAAAAACGGCCTCCTCCGTGCCGATGCGCATTATCATACCGCACCTTGCTCCGTGGTCATTCATAACGGCCGTCTCTGGCGTGCGCTGGAGACCATCATGTCCAAGGAAGAGGTCCGCACACTCAAGCTCAAAAACACCAAGTGGGGCCACTTCTTCCGGGCGCACATGTCCTCAGCCCCCATTGACTCCGATCTTCTGGACGCATCCAACTGGACGGTCTCAGAACCCTTTGACTACGATTTCGAGAACTGGATGGGCAACGGTTTCCTCGAAGGCAATGCAGTCGTCTCTCCCGATGGCAAAGTCGTCAACATCCTGCGCTGTGCTTCTGAGGGCCGTGACAAAGCCATTATCCTGGACTGCTCCGAGGATGGCAAAAAACTCATCTCTCGTGGCAAGGCCTCCCAGATCGACTTCCCTGGTGGTGCCGTCAAATTCACAGTTCGTTATGACGAAAGATCAAAAACCTACTGGTCCCTCGCCACGCAGCAAATGGATCCCATGGCGGGGCGCAACTACCTGGTCCTCACCAGCTCGAAAGACCTCATCTACTGGGAGCAGCGCTGTGTCCTCCTTCGTCACCACGACTGGAAATACCACTCCTTCCAGTATGTGGATTGGGCATTCGACGGTGATGACATCATTTACGTCAGCCGCACGGCCTGGGACTATGCGCACAATGCGCATGATGCCAATTACATGACCTTTCACCGTGCCAAAAACTTCCGGGATCTCTCTTCCAAGGACGACAGTCCCTGGCTCGGCCAGAACATCATGAAACGTCATGAAACGAAAGATTTCATCATTGATGGCACTTTCACTGAGGTCGGTAAACTGAGCAATGGAGCCAGCTCATTTTCAAACCGAAGCTATGCCTGGAACCACGTTCCCGCCAAATATGAAGGATGGAACTATATCCTCACTCCCGGTGGTGAGCTTGACTCCATCCGCATCACACCCAAAACCGATGCCACCCTCTATATGATCAGCCAGTTCACTGCGAAGATCAGCGGATGGCAGCGTACCAAGGACTTCCTCCACTACTCAGACCCCAACAATGCGAAAGCCGGGATCTTCACTCGCAAAATCGAAAAAGGCCCGCGCCTGGACATCCACCAGCCCGGCTTTATCGGAGGTATCCTCATCTGGAAGGCATGA